The genomic region CCCCCGGCTCCAGCTCGGTCAGCGCATCGGCGAGGCTCCATTGCGTGGGCGTGCCGCGCCGGCCGTAGAACAGGCGGTGATGCGTGTCGCGTCCGGCGCTCGCGCGCAGGTCCGCCACGTCGTCGTAGAGGATGGTCGAGGCCCGCCATACCGGCGTGTTGACCACGCCCGCCGTCCACTCCTTGCGCCGCCCGGCCGAGACGACGCGGGTGGCGTCGGCGATATCGTCGCGGCCGCCGCTCACCGGCCGGTTTCCTTGGGGGTGTCCGGCGTGGCGCCCCATTCGGCCCAGCTCCCGTCATAGACGGCGGCGTCATGGCCCAGCAGGTGCGCGGCGAAGGCGACGATCGAGGCGGTGACGCCCGAGCCGCACGTCGCCGTCACCGGACGGTCGAGGTCGATGCCGTGATCCGCGAACACGGCGGCAAGCGCCTCGCGCGGCAGCCACGTGCCGTCGGGCGCGAAGAAACGGCCGTAGGGGATGTTGACCGTGCCGGGGATATGGCCGGGCACGACGCCGGGGCGCGGCTCCGGCTCCTCGCCGGCGAAGCGGGCGGGGGAGCGGGCGTCGACCACCTGCTCGGCATGGCTGGCGAGGTTGGCGCGCATCCCCTCGATATCGCGCACGCCGACGCCGCGCGCGCGTGGCGTCATGTGGCGGGAACGGGGCGTCACCGCCTCGGCGGAGAGCGGGCGGCCCTCGGCGCGCCATTTGGCGAGGGCGCCGTCGAGGATCGCGACGTCCGGCACGCCGAAGCTGCGCAGCATCATCCACGCGCGCGCGGCGGTGTGGTGGGGCGAATCGTCGTAGAGCACGATCCGCGTCCCGTCGCCGAGGCCGAGCGCGGCCATGCGGCTGGCGAATTTCTCCACCGGCGGCAGCATCATCGGCGCGGGGTGATCGGCGTCGGCGATCTCCGCGAGGTCGAGGAACACCGCGCCGGGGATATGCGCCGCGCGATATTCCGCCGCCGCGTCCCGCCTGTCGCCGGGCAGGAACCATGAGCAATCCGCGATGCGCAGATCGGAAGCGCCGAGCGCGTCGGCGAGCCATTGGGTGGAGACGAGCGAGTCCATGCGCGGTTCCTTAGCGCGCGGGGCGGGTTTGTCGAAAGGATTGGGTGGACACGGGGCGCAGGTCGAGGTTGTGCGGCGACGGGGGATGGCTGGTTTCGCCACATAGCTCGTCGTTCATAGCCCGGCGTGGCTTGCCCT from Sphingomonas sp. CL5.1 harbors:
- a CDS encoding sulfurtransferase, coding for MDSLVSTQWLADALGASDLRIADCSWFLPGDRRDAAAEYRAAHIPGAVFLDLAEIADADHPAPMMLPPVEKFASRMAALGLGDGTRIVLYDDSPHHTAARAWMMLRSFGVPDVAILDGALAKWRAEGRPLSAEAVTPRSRHMTPRARGVGVRDIEGMRANLASHAEQVVDARSPARFAGEEPEPRPGVVPGHIPGTVNIPYGRFFAPDGTWLPREALAAVFADHGIDLDRPVTATCGSGVTASIVAFAAHLLGHDAAVYDGSWAEWGATPDTPKETGR